The genomic DNA GTGAACTTAACAAGTACTTTTTTTCTGCAAATTTTTGGATTAATTCATTCCTTGAAAATAATTCCTGAATTTCTGCGGGTGCATTTTTTTTTAAAAAGTCAACTGAGGATTCTGCTTCTTTTAAGTTACTTACTATAGATATGCCTTTGCTGTAATTAGTTGCGATTTTATCAACCCTATCATTTTGTCTATCCCCGCTATGACCTTTGACATATTCCATTATTAGGCCATTAATTCTTAATTGATCTATTTTTTGCCATAAATCAAGATTTTGAACTGATTTTCCTGCGCTTGTTTTCCATCCATTTCTCTTCCAATTAAGAATCCATTTTGTATACCCTTCTATGACATATTTACTGTCAGTTCTTAATTTAAAGTTCTCTTTTAATTTATAGTTTTTTAATTTCTCAAGAGTTTTTATAGCCGCTGTCAGTTCCATTCTATTATTAGTGGTATTTTCTTCGGAA from Prochlorococcus marinus CUG1416 includes the following:
- a CDS encoding ribonuclease H family protein yields the protein MNSDSIAIEAATDGACSGNPGPGGWGGLIIFDDNSELEIGGSEENTTNNRMELTAAIKTLEKLKNYKLKENFKLRTDSKYVIEGYTKWILNWKRNGWKTSAGKSVQNLDLWQKIDQLRINGLIMEYVKGHSGDRQNDRVDKIATNYSKGISIVSNLKEAESSVDFLKKNAPAEIQELFSRNELIQKFAEKKYLLSSLELSKLLGKENHLEIKQYLFFEWRNWRLIPKDKKYWIIEKKES